The following is a genomic window from Saccharicrinis carchari.
ATAAAAAAAACTTCCGCCAAAATTTAATTCGACGGAAGTTTAATACTGTGGTTTGGAAAAAAATATTAAATTTTTCCCATCCGGGTTTTTAAATAACGTTAACCTGATTGTGAGACGCATAAATTAATTTACCTTGATTTATCATTGATGTTACGTAGTTCAACCCTTTGGTCTGTGATATTTTTAAATTCTTAAAAATCTCACCAATATGTACCGGTTGCTCCTTGCTAACGAATGAAATAATTTTGTCTTCCAGGTTGTTGGTAGTTTTCCGTTCCTCTCTAATCATAATACACAAAAAATTTAAAAGTGAATGTTTATTTACGCTGGTTATGGTAATACCTTAAGAGTATAACAACAATAATTCCATTAAAAATGATACCGTGCTTACTTTCTGTAGTATTAACATCTGTTAACCTTTTGGCTCTTTCACAAATATAATAAAAATGATATAGCTAAACGAACAAAAGGCGGCAATTATTCGGGTTATATTACATTTTTGACGAGCAACACTTTTACATAGTTTAACTATTCACTGGCTAAGGTATGTCCATGAAAGATAAAAAATGTGTAGAAATTAGATTGTAAAATGTAGAACCGCCTGGTCGAAGTGTAGAAATACCACCTCATCGCATTATGTTAATCGCCATGCGCCCTACATTTGGAATTTATGCTTGGGTTAATTGCCAGAGAACCGATGCGTTTCTGTGGCAAAATAATAGGCCATCTTTTTTGTAAAAATTAATTTTCTACTTGAGCAGAGCCCGTTTCTCAAGTTCCTTTTCTGCTGCTTCCATTTCGGCATAAAAGGCTTCCCCATATTTACGTATAATTGGTTCCTTGAGGAACTTGTAAACCGACACCCCTTCTCTTTTGCCCAGCACTACGGCATCTTTACATATAGGCCAAACATCGTAGTTTAATGCTTCGCCCTGGCTAAGCTTCCGGGTGCGTATGGGGTACAGATGACACGATATAGGTTTACGGAAAGGTACCAGGCCTTGTTTCCAGGCCATTTCGATGGCACAATGAACACCTCCTTTGCTATCGAAGTAAGTATAAACGCACTCCTTTCCATTTACAATTGGTGTAACCAGATCTTTGTCAAAATCTATCACCGAGGTGCCTTCCTCTTCAATTGTTTTAATGGCATCGGGCGATAGTAAATGTTTAATTTTGGGATATATTTCCTCGATGATTTTCCCCTCATCCTCTTCCAGCGGCGCTCCGGAGTCACCTTCAACACAACAAACACCATGACATTTGGCTATGTTGCATATAAACTTATTGGTGAATAGCTCCAGGCTAATTATTTTATCATCAATCTGAATCATACGGCCATTTTAAAATCTTAGTCATTCGCTGATAAACCCTGCAGCAAATGAAAAAAAGCGGTAGCCGCTACGACTACCGCTATCAGTTATATATTTGTTAAACTCTTATTTTAACTCTATCAAGCACTCACCTGTCATGTCTTCGGGCTGTTCTATTCCCATTAACTTAAGCAGTGACGGCGCCACATCGGCCAGTACGCCATCCTTAACAGCGCCTTTACTGTCGCTTACCCATATAAATGGTACGGGATTCAGGGAGTGTGCTGTGTTAGGTGATCCATCCGCGTTAACGGCATTATCGGCGTTGCCGTGGTCGGCAATGATAATAGCATCGTAACCATTAGCTTTTGCTGCTTCCACAACGGCTTCTAAGCAAGTGTCTACTGCTACAATAGCTTTTTGAATTGCCTCGTACACGCCGGTATGTCCTACCATGTCGCCGTTGGCAAAGTTTAGTGCGATAAAATCATATTTCCCGGTATTCAGTTCGGCCACTACTTTATCCTTTACCTCAAAAGCACTCATTTCGGGCTGCAAATCGTAGGTAGCCACTTTCGGAGAATTTACCAAAATACGGTCTTCTCCTTCAAAAACAGCCTCGCGCCCACCTGAGAAAAAGAAGGTAACGTGTGCATACTTCTCTGTTTCTGCAATCCTCAATTGTTTTAATCCGGCGTTGGCCACCACTTCGCCAATGGTGTTTTGTACGTTATCCTTGTCAAAAAGCACATGCATACCCTTAAATGTAGCATCATAAGGTGTCATGGTAACATAATGTAACG
Proteins encoded in this region:
- a CDS encoding DUF3109 family protein, with product MIQIDDKIISLELFTNKFICNIAKCHGVCCVEGDSGAPLEEDEGKIIEEIYPKIKHLLSPDAIKTIEEEGTSVIDFDKDLVTPIVNGKECVYTYFDSKGGVHCAIEMAWKQGLVPFRKPISCHLYPIRTRKLSQGEALNYDVWPICKDAVVLGKREGVSVYKFLKEPIIRKYGEAFYAEMEAAEKELEKRALLK